One Colias croceus chromosome 28, ilColCroc2.1 DNA window includes the following coding sequences:
- the LOC123704072 gene encoding uncharacterized protein F09G8.5 isoform X2: MARLTEEMVIARSKQSDLSAIKKLNCWGAELGDVSLLRRMPNVEVLAFSINKIRTLGDFAACRRLRELYVRKNEIRDLAEIRHLRHLPDLTSLWLDENPCTLHPEYRMTVLRNLPNLEKLDNVAVHPEEVQEAMRRGVHIPDSDDEGYPQQHDTYSQCRSQRSCESSPEREPDQFYRNQRLEQVHNSDGSVEEVPEPRSPTVVQCPLSPLGRAASPDDERYEHPAMTSSHYEPRGPRSPDAASLRHSVSAHSVKDYAYSNSNGEWRQFASHEPNERSDRVTSRSDTHSVREWERSNNERAERSEARRSDRSEREYPSAVMGERRGFTRRPVARNSNLLSAVLCLVKELDYPSLEVAEMAVRCRMDELANSQ, translated from the exons GGGTGCAGAGCTCGGCGACGTCAGTTTGCTGAGGAGGATGCCCAATGTGGAGGTGCTTGCATTTAG TATAAACAAGATACGCACGCTGGGCGACTTCGCGGCGTGCCGGCGGCTGCGCGAGCTTTACGTGCGTAAGAACGAGATCCGCGACCTGGCGGAGATCAGACACCTGCGGCACTTGCCCGACCTCACCAGCCTGTGGCTGGACGAGAACCCGTGCACCCTGCATCCCGA GTACAGGATGACGGTGCTTAGGAATCTACCAAATCTGGAAAAGTTGGACAATGTGGCTGTACATCCTGAAGAG gTACAAGAGGCGATGCGTCGCGGTGTGCACATACCGGACTCTGATGATGAAGGGTATCCTCAGCAG CACGACACATACAGCCAGTGCCGGAGCCAGCGCTCGTGCGAGTCCAGCCCCGAGCGCGAGCCCGACCAGTTCTACCGGAACCAGCGGCTCGAACAg GTGCACAACAGCGACGGGTCTGTGGAAGAAGTGCCCGAGCCGCGGTCGCCGACCGTAGTGCAG tGTCCGCTGTCGCCGCTAGGACGGGCCGCGTCGCCGGACGACGAGCGGTACGAACACCCCGCCATGACTTCCTCGCACTATGAG cCGCGAGGTCCCCGCTCGCCCGACGCGGCGTCTCTACGACATTCTGTGTCCGCGCATAGTGTTAAG gACTACGCGTACTCGAACAGCAACGGCGAGTGGCGGCAGTTCGCGTCGCACGAGCCCAACGAGCGGTCCGACCG CGTTACCTCCAGAAGCGACACGCACTCTGTCCGCGAGTGGGAGCGCTCCAACAACGAGCGCGCCGAGCGAAGCGAAGCGAGGCGGAGCGACCGAAGCGAACGCGAATATCCGTCCGCCGTCATGGGGGAGAGGAGGGGCTTCACGAGGAGACCGGTTGCTAGG AATTCGAACCTGCTCTCCGCAGTGCTGTGTCTGGTGAAGGAATTGGACTATCCCAGTTTGGAAGTTGCTGAAATGGCCGTCAG ATGTCGTATGGACGAGTTAGCGAACAGCCAGTGA
- the LOC123704072 gene encoding uncharacterized protein LOC123704072 isoform X1: MARLTEEMVIARSKQSDLSAIKKLNCWGAELGDVSLLRRMPNVEVLAFSINKIRTLGDFAACRRLRELYVRKNEIRDLAEIRHLRHLPDLTSLWLDENPCTLHPEYRMTVLRNLPNLEKLDNVAVHPEEVQEAMRRGVHIPDSDDEGYPQQHDTYSQCRSQRSCESSPEREPDQFYRNQRLEQVHNSDGSVEEVPEPRSPTVVQCPLSPLGRAASPDDERYEHPAMTSSHYEPRGPRSPDAASLRHSVSAHSVKDYAYSNSNGEWRQFASHEPNERSDRNNSVTSRSDTHSVREWERSNNERAERSEARRSDRSEREYPSAVMGERRGFTRRPVARNSNLLSAVLCLVKELDYPSLEVAEMAVRCRMDELANSQ, translated from the exons GGGTGCAGAGCTCGGCGACGTCAGTTTGCTGAGGAGGATGCCCAATGTGGAGGTGCTTGCATTTAG TATAAACAAGATACGCACGCTGGGCGACTTCGCGGCGTGCCGGCGGCTGCGCGAGCTTTACGTGCGTAAGAACGAGATCCGCGACCTGGCGGAGATCAGACACCTGCGGCACTTGCCCGACCTCACCAGCCTGTGGCTGGACGAGAACCCGTGCACCCTGCATCCCGA GTACAGGATGACGGTGCTTAGGAATCTACCAAATCTGGAAAAGTTGGACAATGTGGCTGTACATCCTGAAGAG gTACAAGAGGCGATGCGTCGCGGTGTGCACATACCGGACTCTGATGATGAAGGGTATCCTCAGCAG CACGACACATACAGCCAGTGCCGGAGCCAGCGCTCGTGCGAGTCCAGCCCCGAGCGCGAGCCCGACCAGTTCTACCGGAACCAGCGGCTCGAACAg GTGCACAACAGCGACGGGTCTGTGGAAGAAGTGCCCGAGCCGCGGTCGCCGACCGTAGTGCAG tGTCCGCTGTCGCCGCTAGGACGGGCCGCGTCGCCGGACGACGAGCGGTACGAACACCCCGCCATGACTTCCTCGCACTATGAG cCGCGAGGTCCCCGCTCGCCCGACGCGGCGTCTCTACGACATTCTGTGTCCGCGCATAGTGTTAAG gACTACGCGTACTCGAACAGCAACGGCGAGTGGCGGCAGTTCGCGTCGCACGAGCCCAACGAGCGGTCCGACCG CAATAACAGCGTTACCTCCAGAAGCGACACGCACTCTGTCCGCGAGTGGGAGCGCTCCAACAACGAGCGCGCCGAGCGAAGCGAAGCGAGGCGGAGCGACCGAAGCGAACGCGAATATCCGTCCGCCGTCATGGGGGAGAGGAGGGGCTTCACGAGGAGACCGGTTGCTAGG AATTCGAACCTGCTCTCCGCAGTGCTGTGTCTGGTGAAGGAATTGGACTATCCCAGTTTGGAAGTTGCTGAAATGGCCGTCAG ATGTCGTATGGACGAGTTAGCGAACAGCCAGTGA
- the LOC123704072 gene encoding uncharacterized protein LOC123704072 isoform X3 → MARLTEEMVIARSKQSDLSAIKKLNCWGAELGDVSLLRRMPNVEVLAFSINKIRTLGDFAACRRLRELYVRKNEIRDLAEIRHLRHLPDLTSLWLDENPCTLHPEYRMTVLRNLPNLEKLDNVAVHPEEVQEAMRRGVHIPDSDDEGYPQQHDTYSQCRSQRSCESSPEREPDQFYRNQRLEQVHNSDGSVEEVPEPRSPTVVQCPLSPLGRAASPDDERYEHPAMTSSHYEPRGPRSPDAASLRHSVSAHSVKDYAYSNSNGEWRQFASHEPNERSDRSDTHSVREWERSNNERAERSEARRSDRSEREYPSAVMGERRGFTRRPVARNSNLLSAVLCLVKELDYPSLEVAEMAVRCRMDELANSQ, encoded by the exons GGGTGCAGAGCTCGGCGACGTCAGTTTGCTGAGGAGGATGCCCAATGTGGAGGTGCTTGCATTTAG TATAAACAAGATACGCACGCTGGGCGACTTCGCGGCGTGCCGGCGGCTGCGCGAGCTTTACGTGCGTAAGAACGAGATCCGCGACCTGGCGGAGATCAGACACCTGCGGCACTTGCCCGACCTCACCAGCCTGTGGCTGGACGAGAACCCGTGCACCCTGCATCCCGA GTACAGGATGACGGTGCTTAGGAATCTACCAAATCTGGAAAAGTTGGACAATGTGGCTGTACATCCTGAAGAG gTACAAGAGGCGATGCGTCGCGGTGTGCACATACCGGACTCTGATGATGAAGGGTATCCTCAGCAG CACGACACATACAGCCAGTGCCGGAGCCAGCGCTCGTGCGAGTCCAGCCCCGAGCGCGAGCCCGACCAGTTCTACCGGAACCAGCGGCTCGAACAg GTGCACAACAGCGACGGGTCTGTGGAAGAAGTGCCCGAGCCGCGGTCGCCGACCGTAGTGCAG tGTCCGCTGTCGCCGCTAGGACGGGCCGCGTCGCCGGACGACGAGCGGTACGAACACCCCGCCATGACTTCCTCGCACTATGAG cCGCGAGGTCCCCGCTCGCCCGACGCGGCGTCTCTACGACATTCTGTGTCCGCGCATAGTGTTAAG gACTACGCGTACTCGAACAGCAACGGCGAGTGGCGGCAGTTCGCGTCGCACGAGCCCAACGAGCGGTCCGACCG AAGCGACACGCACTCTGTCCGCGAGTGGGAGCGCTCCAACAACGAGCGCGCCGAGCGAAGCGAAGCGAGGCGGAGCGACCGAAGCGAACGCGAATATCCGTCCGCCGTCATGGGGGAGAGGAGGGGCTTCACGAGGAGACCGGTTGCTAGG AATTCGAACCTGCTCTCCGCAGTGCTGTGTCTGGTGAAGGAATTGGACTATCCCAGTTTGGAAGTTGCTGAAATGGCCGTCAG ATGTCGTATGGACGAGTTAGCGAACAGCCAGTGA
- the LOC123704072 gene encoding uncharacterized protein F09G8.5 isoform X4: protein MARLTEEMVIARSKQSDLSAIKKLNCWGAELGDVSLLRRMPNVEVLAFSINKIRTLGDFAACRRLRELYVRKNEIRDLAEIRHLRHLPDLTSLWLDENPCTLHPEYRMTVLRNLPNLEKLDNVAVHPEEVQEAMRRGVHIPDSDDEGYPQQHDTYSQCRSQRSCESSPEREPDQFYRNQRLEQCPLSPLGRAASPDDERYEHPAMTSSHYEPRGPRSPDAASLRHSVSAHSVKDYAYSNSNGEWRQFASHEPNERSDRNNSVTSRSDTHSVREWERSNNERAERSEARRSDRSEREYPSAVMGERRGFTRRPVARNSNLLSAVLCLVKELDYPSLEVAEMAVRCRMDELANSQ, encoded by the exons GGGTGCAGAGCTCGGCGACGTCAGTTTGCTGAGGAGGATGCCCAATGTGGAGGTGCTTGCATTTAG TATAAACAAGATACGCACGCTGGGCGACTTCGCGGCGTGCCGGCGGCTGCGCGAGCTTTACGTGCGTAAGAACGAGATCCGCGACCTGGCGGAGATCAGACACCTGCGGCACTTGCCCGACCTCACCAGCCTGTGGCTGGACGAGAACCCGTGCACCCTGCATCCCGA GTACAGGATGACGGTGCTTAGGAATCTACCAAATCTGGAAAAGTTGGACAATGTGGCTGTACATCCTGAAGAG gTACAAGAGGCGATGCGTCGCGGTGTGCACATACCGGACTCTGATGATGAAGGGTATCCTCAGCAG CACGACACATACAGCCAGTGCCGGAGCCAGCGCTCGTGCGAGTCCAGCCCCGAGCGCGAGCCCGACCAGTTCTACCGGAACCAGCGGCTCGAACAg tGTCCGCTGTCGCCGCTAGGACGGGCCGCGTCGCCGGACGACGAGCGGTACGAACACCCCGCCATGACTTCCTCGCACTATGAG cCGCGAGGTCCCCGCTCGCCCGACGCGGCGTCTCTACGACATTCTGTGTCCGCGCATAGTGTTAAG gACTACGCGTACTCGAACAGCAACGGCGAGTGGCGGCAGTTCGCGTCGCACGAGCCCAACGAGCGGTCCGACCG CAATAACAGCGTTACCTCCAGAAGCGACACGCACTCTGTCCGCGAGTGGGAGCGCTCCAACAACGAGCGCGCCGAGCGAAGCGAAGCGAGGCGGAGCGACCGAAGCGAACGCGAATATCCGTCCGCCGTCATGGGGGAGAGGAGGGGCTTCACGAGGAGACCGGTTGCTAGG AATTCGAACCTGCTCTCCGCAGTGCTGTGTCTGGTGAAGGAATTGGACTATCCCAGTTTGGAAGTTGCTGAAATGGCCGTCAG ATGTCGTATGGACGAGTTAGCGAACAGCCAGTGA
- the LOC123703968 gene encoding uncharacterized protein LOC123703968 yields the protein MSVTSSVSGGAGAEGVANDIIDLDRYMRAAVRPSVGRRGERLVVDAGRGAGSAAGSSSGSDAPLRPRTHKRYSHDSGVSDGSYVRRKQRLSRRPELRPRESSRLSSSSIREFKAVCERALREQQEQISRVAQLCERLAQPERLAQSERERSERTEQTERGRERPTERERAKRPVRSGRSRVRSESSEVSSTSQSSHDHRRKEKFSSDSCRTYKIIMTKLDELGRAFAARRQLSPANPLARRPPSSASVSVCDKFVATDPDARVARSLSPTIQTVYTSAVSERRRLQTARGAALDIAPHNRNNVVIHRVVKSDCTSVCSATDLNHCGFDLDDPVHLYAQAKRLNPLSGRVPFGRPSGPAPPAPRARSLCALCRGYWRALCQRLPAYISRDS from the exons ATGTCAGTGACGTCATCAGTGTCGGGCGGTGCGGGCGCGGAGGGCGTGGCCAACGACATCATCGACCTGGACCGCTACATGCGCGCTGCTGTACGGCCTTCTGTCGGACGCAG AGGCGAGCGGCTGGTGGTGGACGCTGGGAGGGGTGCGGGGAGTGCGGCGGGCAGCAGCAGCGGCTCGGACGCACCGCTCCGCCCGCGCACGCACAAGCGATACTCGCACGACAGCGGCGTGTCCGACGGCAGCTATGTGCGCCGCAAGCAACGGCTTAGTag ACGTCCCGAGCTACGGCCTCGTGAATCAAGCCGCCTCTCATCATCATCCATACGCGAGTTCAAAGCGGTCTGCGAGCGCGCGCTCCGTGAGCAACAGGAACAGATCTCGCGCGTGGCGCAGCTGTGTGAGCGGCTCGCTCAGCCGGAGCGACTCGCTCAGTCGGAGCGGGAGCGCTCTGAGCGAACGGAACAGACTGAGCGGGGACGAGAAAGGCCTACTGAGcgcgagcgagcaaagcgtcCGG TTCGCAGCGGGCGATCCCGGGTGCGAAGCGAGTCGAGCGAAGTGTCCAGCACCAGTCAGAGCTCACACGACCATAGGAGGAAGGAGAAGTTTAGT TCAGACTCGTGCAGAACATACAAGATCATAATGACAAAGCTGGATGAACTGGGTCGCGCATTCGCAGCGCGCCGGCAG TTGTCCCCTGCAAACCCCCTCGCTCGCCGCCCGCCCTCATCCGCGTCCGTGTCGGTGTGCGACAAATTCGTCGCAACTGACCCCGACGCAAGAGTCGCAAGGAGTTTATCCCCAACGATACAA ACGGTGTACACGAGTGCGGTGTCGGAGCGGCGGCGGCTGCAGACCGCGCGCGGCGCCGCACTTGACATCGCGCCTCACAATCGGAATAATGTCGTTATACACAG AGTAGTGAAAAGCGACTGTACGTCAGTGTGCTCGGCCACAGACCTAAACCATTGCGGGTTTGACCTGGACGACCCTGTGCAT CTATACGCTCAAGCGAAGCGTCTCAACCCGCTGTCAGGACGCGTCCCGTTCGGTCGCCCGAGCGGCCCGGCCCCGCCCGCGCCCCGCGCCCGCTCGCTGTGTGCGCTCTGCCGCGGCTACTGGCGCGCGCTCTGTCAGCGTCTGCCCGCTTACATCAGTAGGGACTCGTAG